One segment of Cetobacterium sp. NK01 DNA contains the following:
- a CDS encoding nucleoside recognition domain-containing protein — protein sequence MSTSNTKQVSVVETFMKGAKKGLYIGLELIAPAMVMAYALIAILTVTGMMPIIGKYLSPVMAIFGLPGEATVALIAAFFAKAAGAASALLLYEQGLINQEQATILFPTVIIMGTLVGHFARIVLVSDVAKKYHKLLLMVPLIDAVIVMLLMRVILKFY from the coding sequence GTGAGTACATCAAATACAAAACAGGTTAGTGTAGTAGAAACATTTATGAAAGGAGCTAAAAAAGGTCTTTATATAGGATTGGAATTAATAGCTCCAGCAATGGTTATGGCATATGCTTTAATAGCAATTTTAACAGTGACAGGGATGATGCCAATAATAGGAAAATATCTATCTCCTGTAATGGCAATCTTTGGATTACCAGGAGAAGCAACAGTAGCTCTAATAGCAGCCTTTTTTGCTAAGGCAGCAGGAGCGGCAAGTGCACTGCTTCTTTATGAACAAGGGCTTATAAATCAAGAGCAAGCAACAATACTATTTCCAACTGTTATAATAATGGGAACTTTAGTAGGACATTTTGCTAGAATAGTTTTAGTTTCAGATGTGGCAAAAAAATATCACAAGTTACTATTGATGGTTCCTCTTATAGATGCAGTTATAGTGATGCTTTTAATGAGAGTGATATTAAAATTTTATTAA
- a CDS encoding nucleoside recognition domain-containing protein, which yields MSNNNTKKNIIAWLSLVMLIMIFSGAFQKVEGPLRALDFNTLAGSFGKVSGKLDFRGAGGTGAKEGFLFALTLIPTTMLALGLIEVAQELGGLRVASKIFTPLLKPLMGLPGVVGLTFVSTFTSSDVGAVMTKEHFENDEITDDQRAVFVAYQYAGSGVINNTLTGGAPLIAVSIVPVGLIILIQIVVKIIGANIVRLYCKRLNQKEAKKDKAFA from the coding sequence ATGAGTAATAATAATACTAAAAAAAATATAATAGCATGGTTATCACTAGTTATGTTGATAATGATATTTTCAGGAGCATTTCAAAAAGTTGAAGGGCCTTTAAGAGCACTAGATTTTAATACATTAGCAGGAAGTTTTGGAAAGGTATCTGGAAAACTAGACTTTAGAGGAGCTGGTGGAACAGGAGCTAAAGAGGGATTCTTATTTGCTTTAACACTTATACCAACAACGATGTTAGCTTTAGGACTTATTGAAGTAGCACAAGAGTTAGGTGGTTTAAGAGTAGCTTCAAAGATTTTTACTCCTCTTTTAAAACCTTTAATGGGATTACCTGGTGTAGTTGGATTAACATTTGTAAGTACATTTACATCTTCAGATGTAGGAGCTGTAATGACAAAAGAACATTTTGAAAACGACGAAATAACAGATGATCAAAGAGCAGTTTTTGTAGCTTATCAATATGCAGGGTCAGGAGTAATAAATAATACTTTAACTGGAGGAGCACCACTTATAGCAGTTTCAATTGTTCCAGTTGGATTGATTATTCTTATTCAAATTGTAGTAAAAATTATAGGAGCAAATATAGTAAGACTTTACTGTAAAAGATTAAATCAAAAAGAAGCGAAAAAAGATAAAGCATTTGCTTAG
- a CDS encoding methyltransferase domain-containing protein, which translates to MIEKDFESVVELRKKRKMTQRDLARVTGLNIRTISRFENGETISADSEKKIYIALGYDFLQDTDLYLEKVKRSFDKQASGYNEYTLLTDNTYLSRILNIGHPFKDKRVLDLGCGTGLLSLSLADKAKEIVALDISNGMINSLKAKIKKREIKNISAIKGDIHNTEFPDNFFDTIVCVLSFHHFHDISRVMQILKRILKPFGEIIVVDIYSSSNEGDQILQNTCEKIRDFSHNKFFTLKELKELLKDFDFGGFEVEKFEVKRNYKDWIKMANFEDSDKILFNLLKGLALNGISMGSDLRLEENTVKFTQNMVTIKAINFKNF; encoded by the coding sequence ATGATTGAAAAGGATTTTGAAAGCGTTGTTGAACTTAGAAAAAAAAGAAAAATGACGCAAAGAGATTTAGCTAGAGTAACTGGATTAAATATAAGAACTATAAGTCGTTTTGAAAATGGGGAAACAATATCGGCTGATTCAGAAAAAAAGATATATATAGCATTAGGCTATGATTTTTTACAAGATACAGATCTTTATTTAGAAAAAGTGAAAAGATCTTTTGATAAACAAGCAAGTGGTTATAATGAATATACTCTTTTAACAGACAATACATATTTAAGTAGAATATTAAATATAGGACATCCATTTAAAGATAAAAGAGTTTTAGATTTAGGGTGTGGAACAGGCTTGTTATCTTTAAGCCTTGCAGATAAAGCAAAGGAGATAGTTGCTTTAGATATAAGTAACGGTATGATTAACAGTTTAAAGGCTAAAATAAAAAAAAGAGAGATAAAAAATATAAGTGCTATAAAGGGGGATATCCACAATACAGAATTTCCAGATAACTTTTTCGACACAATAGTATGCGTTCTTTCCTTTCATCATTTTCATGATATAAGTAGAGTTATGCAAATACTAAAAAGAATATTAAAACCTTTTGGGGAGATTATAGTAGTTGATATATATAGTTCATCAAATGAGGGAGATCAGATTTTACAAAACACTTGTGAAAAAATCAGAGATTTTTCTCATAATAAATTTTTTACATTAAAGGAGTTAAAAGAACTTTTAAAAGATTTTGATTTTGGTGGATTTGAAGTGGAGAAATTTGAGGTTAAAAGAAATTATAAAGACTGGATAAAAATGGCAAATTTTGAAGATAGTGACAAGATATTATTTAATTTATTAAAAGGATTAGCTTTAAACGGGATTTCAATGGGGAGTGATCTAAGACTAGAAGAGAATACTGTAAAATTCACTCAAAATATGGTGACAATTAAGGCTATAAATTTTAAAAACTTCTAA
- a CDS encoding M20/M25/M40 family metallo-hydrolase — protein MGNNLEKAFSFIDSKSDEMRLLWENICKMESYSYDFEEIDKVQSYLEKEFSKAGMETKIYNFEGSGNSLVASYKGENVLPGVAFMGHVDTVHKKGRFGENPVKIEDGIIYGPGVLDCKGGVVVGFLAAQALKHIGIDREIKLVYSGDEEIQHSTSLGKGADVFLNEVKGFAAAFDCETGFVDGRIAVGRKGGAVYKIKITGKGAHAGNEPQNGISAIKEAAHKTINLEKLTNYDGITYNVGVIKGGTVANSIPADCELQIDVRFRTNKDVEIAQKVLEDITNTSYVEGTTATLETVSLMHPMEKTDGNMRLFELVKRSSLENGFVEPKECVLGGASDAAYSVMAGVPTVCAIGVRGYANHTLEERAVVSSLEERAKLLVATVLNMPKDFK, from the coding sequence ATGGGAAATAATTTAGAAAAAGCTTTTAGTTTTATAGACAGTAAAAGTGATGAGATGAGACTATTGTGGGAAAATATTTGTAAAATGGAATCGTACTCTTATGACTTTGAAGAGATTGATAAAGTTCAGTCGTATTTAGAAAAAGAGTTTTCAAAAGCAGGGATGGAAACAAAAATATATAACTTTGAAGGAAGTGGAAATAGTTTAGTAGCTTCTTACAAAGGAGAAAATGTTCTTCCTGGTGTAGCTTTTATGGGGCATGTGGATACTGTTCATAAAAAAGGAAGGTTTGGAGAAAATCCTGTTAAAATAGAGGATGGAATAATTTATGGTCCAGGAGTTTTAGATTGTAAGGGTGGAGTTGTAGTAGGGTTTTTAGCTGCTCAAGCACTGAAACATATTGGAATAGATAGAGAGATAAAACTTGTTTATTCAGGAGATGAGGAGATTCAGCACTCTACATCTTTAGGAAAAGGAGCAGATGTATTTTTAAATGAAGTAAAAGGATTTGCAGCAGCTTTTGACTGTGAAACTGGATTTGTAGATGGAAGAATAGCTGTAGGACGTAAAGGTGGAGCAGTTTATAAAATAAAAATAACAGGAAAAGGAGCTCATGCAGGAAATGAGCCTCAAAATGGAATAAGCGCTATAAAAGAAGCTGCTCATAAAACTATTAACTTAGAAAAGTTAACAAACTATGATGGGATAACTTACAATGTTGGAGTTATAAAGGGTGGAACAGTTGCAAACAGTATTCCAGCTGATTGTGAACTTCAAATAGATGTAAGATTTAGAACAAATAAAGATGTAGAGATAGCACAAAAAGTTTTAGAAGATATTACAAACACATCATATGTAGAGGGAACTACAGCAACATTAGAAACAGTTTCTTTAATGCATCCAATGGAAAAAACAGATGGAAATATGAGATTATTTGAATTAGTAAAGAGATCATCTTTAGAAAATGGATTTGTAGAACCAAAAGAGTGTGTATTAGGTGGAGCATCTGATGCGGCGTACAGTGTTATGGCAGGAGTTCCAACAGTGTGTGCAATAGGAGTTAGAGGATATGCTAATCATACTTTAGAGGAAAGAGCTGTGGTAAGTTCTTTAGAAGAGAGAGCAAAGCTATTAGTAGCAACTGTTTTAAATATGCCGAAAGATTTTAAATAA